In Cystobacter fuscus DSM 2262, one DNA window encodes the following:
- a CDS encoding DUF692 domain-containing protein: protein MPTSIQGIGLGLRRAYARELLATDRRIDWLEVTPENWVGFGGERARLLHACAERWPLVSHSVSLSLGGPDPLDAPLLDSLEALRQQTDFAWWSDHLCYSSANGVHFQDLLPLPFSEEAVEHTASRIREAQQRVDAPLLVENISYYAHMPGGEFDDATFVRSVVERSGCGLLLDVNNVYVNSVNHGFAPRAFIDAMPLERVRQLHIAGHTRQDDGLIIDTHIGPIIDEVWDLYRYTLRRAGRLIPTLVEWDQDLPPLDEVLDELERARAHAHAALGVPEDAR from the coding sequence ATGCCCACCTCCATCCAAGGCATTGGTCTCGGTCTGCGCCGCGCCTACGCACGAGAGTTGCTCGCGACGGACAGACGAATCGACTGGCTGGAAGTCACACCGGAGAACTGGGTGGGGTTTGGAGGCGAGCGCGCCCGACTCCTCCACGCGTGCGCCGAGCGCTGGCCCCTGGTGTCCCACAGCGTGAGTCTTTCGCTGGGAGGCCCGGATCCACTCGATGCCCCGTTGCTCGACTCCCTCGAGGCACTTCGCCAGCAGACGGACTTCGCGTGGTGGAGCGATCACCTCTGCTACTCATCGGCCAACGGAGTGCACTTCCAGGACTTGCTGCCCCTGCCCTTCAGTGAAGAGGCCGTCGAGCACACCGCGAGCCGCATCCGCGAGGCGCAGCAACGGGTGGACGCGCCGCTGCTCGTGGAGAACATCTCCTATTATGCGCACATGCCCGGCGGCGAATTCGACGACGCGACCTTCGTGCGCTCCGTGGTGGAGCGCTCGGGCTGTGGGTTGTTGCTCGACGTCAACAACGTCTATGTGAACTCCGTCAACCACGGCTTCGCGCCCCGCGCCTTCATCGATGCCATGCCCCTGGAGCGCGTGCGTCAGCTGCACATCGCGGGGCACACGCGGCAGGACGACGGGTTGATCATCGACACGCACATCGGGCCCATCATCGACGAGGTCTGGGATCTGTACCGCTACACGCTGCGGCGGGCCGGACGGCTCATCCCGACCCTGGTGGAATGGGACCAGGACCTCCCCCCGCTGGACGAAGTCCTGGACGAGCTGGAGCGCGCTCGCGCGCATGCCCACGCGGCGCTTGGCGTGCCGGAGGACGCACGATGA
- a CDS encoding 3-oxoacyl-[acyl-carrier-protein] synthase III C-terminal domain-containing protein, with the protein MTWGVVTSPAGLRGAVLRHQAHQRDLPALRTHYLAASPERTPEGLSLIGHQANLRMLEAVQRRTEVADARHFYNVDHRGNCGASGAPTVLSENWDNPQLGDAVARSVVGSGLTWAGSLLERTVPST; encoded by the coding sequence ATGACGTGGGGCGTGGTTACAAGCCCAGCAGGGCTCCGCGGTGCAGTCCTTCGCCATCAAGCGCACCAGCGAGACCTTCCCGCGCTGCGCACGCACTACCTCGCGGCGTCCCCGGAACGCACCCCGGAAGGCCTGAGCCTCATCGGGCATCAGGCCAACCTGCGCATGCTGGAAGCGGTGCAGCGGCGCACCGAGGTCGCCGACGCGCGCCACTTCTACAACGTGGACCATCGCGGCAACTGCGGAGCCTCGGGCGCCCCCACCGTGCTCTCGGAGAACTGGGACAACCCACAACTGGGGGACGCGGTGGCGCGCTCGGTGGTGGGCAGTGGCCTCACCTGGGCCGGCTCGCTGCTCGAGCGAACCGTCCCGTCCACGTGA
- a CDS encoding nitric-oxide reductase large subunit — MPLRRESEQAHAQTQRASPNPQLLVSKAWIQWAALVVLTGFFVLGLLAYRTYVAGPPIPARVVAEEGSFVFSGEEVKQGQRIFLRTGLMEFGSVFGHGAYLGPDFTADYLRRSALHVTETYERQGERNVPARVVADFKTNRYDPGSGTLRYTAAQAQAFADAERHYAEFFARPATETGVNLKGLSGAADIHALTSFFAWTAWAASAERPGKSYSYTNNWPPEPRVRNQPTAAAIVSSMLSLAALLGGSGLLFAAFGRWDFLGWHRRDQTGLIFKRPSEVQLTPAQRACAWFFLVMGLLFLVQVLVGGVSQHYRADLSSFFGVDISALLPYHLARTWHVQLSILWVATSFLAAGIFLAPLIAGHEPRNQHLLAHGLLGALVLVVVGSLGGELSGIHGWTTSIWFGNQGFEYLDLGRFWQVLLSLGLFAWVAILFRGLRHRLRGEHKGNMPWLFFFAALAIPAFYAVGLLAHPSGHFTTTDFWRFWVVHLWVEDFLELFTTIMVAYFFVLLGVVEERTALRLIYLDVILYSAGGVIGSMHHVYFSGEPVEHMALGAVFSAAEVIPLTFLTLEAWTFLRIGEGQKASATHPFPHRWAMMFLVAVGFWNFVGAGIFGFLINLPIVSYYEIGTALTANHGHASMMGVYGMLAAGLSLFGLRYLIPEERWSERAARLCFWSLNLGLGWMVFVALLPLGLLQLFESVNHGYYEARELSFLTHPTNRFLEWLRLPGDAVFITLGVLPLLWLCWLGVRYRRPGAVLASTGTGTLFTESRQVEPEVRP, encoded by the coding sequence ATGCCGCTTCGTCGCGAGTCAGAACAGGCGCACGCCCAGACCCAACGAGCGAGCCCCAATCCCCAGCTTCTCGTCTCGAAAGCATGGATTCAGTGGGCCGCCCTGGTCGTTCTCACCGGCTTCTTCGTGCTCGGGTTGCTGGCCTACCGCACCTATGTCGCCGGGCCGCCGATCCCGGCGCGCGTCGTCGCGGAAGAGGGCTCCTTCGTGTTCTCCGGCGAGGAGGTAAAGCAAGGACAGCGCATCTTTCTGCGCACCGGGCTGATGGAGTTCGGCTCGGTCTTCGGCCACGGCGCCTACCTCGGGCCTGACTTCACCGCCGACTATCTCCGCCGCTCCGCGCTCCACGTGACAGAGACGTACGAGCGCCAGGGCGAGCGAAACGTGCCCGCGCGCGTCGTCGCCGACTTCAAGACCAACCGCTACGATCCCGGCTCAGGCACGTTGCGTTACACCGCCGCCCAGGCCCAGGCGTTCGCCGACGCCGAGCGCCACTACGCGGAGTTCTTCGCCCGGCCCGCGACGGAGACTGGGGTCAACCTGAAGGGATTGTCCGGCGCGGCGGACATTCATGCCCTCACCAGCTTCTTCGCCTGGACGGCCTGGGCCGCCTCGGCGGAGCGACCCGGCAAGAGCTATTCATACACCAACAACTGGCCGCCGGAGCCGCGGGTACGCAATCAACCGACCGCCGCCGCGATCGTCTCCAGCATGCTCTCGCTCGCCGCCTTGCTCGGCGGGTCCGGATTGCTCTTCGCTGCCTTCGGGCGCTGGGATTTCCTCGGCTGGCACCGGCGCGATCAAACCGGGTTGATCTTCAAGCGCCCGAGCGAAGTGCAGCTCACGCCCGCCCAGCGCGCCTGCGCCTGGTTCTTCCTGGTCATGGGCCTGCTGTTCCTCGTGCAGGTGCTCGTCGGCGGCGTGTCGCAGCATTATCGCGCTGATCTCTCCAGCTTCTTCGGCGTCGATATATCGGCGCTGCTCCCCTACCACCTCGCGCGCACCTGGCACGTCCAGCTTTCGATCCTCTGGGTCGCGACCTCGTTCCTGGCGGCTGGAATCTTTCTCGCTCCGCTCATCGCCGGTCACGAGCCCCGCAATCAGCACCTGCTCGCCCATGGGCTCCTCGGCGCCCTGGTGCTCGTCGTCGTCGGCAGCCTCGGGGGCGAGCTCAGCGGCATTCATGGATGGACAACGAGCATCTGGTTCGGCAATCAGGGCTTCGAGTACCTCGATCTCGGCCGGTTCTGGCAGGTGCTCCTCTCGCTGGGGCTGTTCGCCTGGGTGGCGATCCTCTTCCGCGGGCTGCGCCACCGCCTGCGCGGCGAGCACAAGGGCAACATGCCCTGGCTCTTCTTCTTCGCCGCCCTGGCGATTCCCGCGTTCTATGCCGTCGGACTTCTGGCGCACCCGAGCGGCCACTTCACCACGACCGATTTCTGGCGCTTCTGGGTGGTGCACCTGTGGGTCGAGGACTTCCTCGAGCTCTTCACGACGATCATGGTCGCCTACTTCTTCGTGCTCCTCGGTGTCGTGGAGGAGCGCACCGCACTGCGCTTGATCTATCTCGACGTCATCCTCTATTCGGCCGGTGGGGTGATCGGCTCCATGCACCACGTGTATTTCTCGGGCGAGCCCGTCGAGCACATGGCGCTCGGCGCCGTCTTCTCCGCGGCGGAGGTCATCCCGCTGACCTTCCTGACGCTGGAAGCGTGGACCTTCTTGCGGATAGGTGAAGGCCAGAAGGCGAGCGCGACCCACCCCTTTCCGCACCGCTGGGCGATGATGTTCCTCGTCGCCGTCGGATTCTGGAACTTCGTGGGCGCCGGGATCTTCGGCTTCCTGATCAACCTGCCCATCGTCTCCTACTACGAGATTGGAACCGCGCTGACGGCCAACCACGGCCACGCCTCCATGATGGGCGTCTACGGGATGCTGGCGGCGGGACTCTCGCTCTTCGGCCTGCGCTACCTGATCCCGGAAGAGCGGTGGTCCGAGCGGGCGGCGAGGCTCTGCTTCTGGTCTCTCAACCTCGGCCTCGGCTGGATGGTGTTCGTCGCGCTGCTACCACTCGGGCTGCTCCAGTTGTTCGAGTCCGTGAATCATGGCTACTACGAAGCCCGGGAGCTCAGCTTCTTGACCCACCCGACGAACCGCTTCCTCGAGTGGCTGCGCCTCCCGGGCGACGCCGTCTTCATCACCTTGGGCGTGTTGCCTTTGCTCTGGCTGTGCTGGCTCGGCGTCAGGTACCGGCGTCCGGGGGCGGTTCTCGCGAGCACCGGCACGGGAACGCTTTTCACCGAATCAAGGCAAGTCGAACCCGAGGTGCGCCCGTGA
- a CDS encoding adenylate/guanylate cyclase domain-containing protein: MPPLPEGEGWSTGQQPVRLRLGMHVGPVVAGILGTQKFTYDLWGDTVNTASRMESHGVPGRVQVTESTWLALRERSGLLVGERC, encoded by the coding sequence ATGCCCCCTCTCCCAGAGGGAGAGGGGTGGTCCACGGGTCAGCAACCCGTGCGCTTACGGCTGGGCATGCACGTGGGCCCGGTGGTGGCGGGCATCCTCGGCACCCAGAAGTTCACCTACGACTTGTGGGGTGACACGGTGAACACGGCCAGCCGCATGGAGTCCCATGGTGTGCCCGGACGCGTCCAGGTCACCGAGTCCACCTGGCTTGCCCTTCGCGAGCGCTCCGGGTTGCTGGTGGGCGAGCGGTGTTGA
- a CDS encoding lipase family protein codes for MTTSPTVKPPKAPEGMEAYRPPASMLKGTHGDVIWYRDLDSNSPACLANARSNELVVYLSESVHGKPIAVSGIIALPKKAAPAGGYPVISWAHGTVGCADHCAPSRDVVDGEAHRFNVFPHPLLNKFLDRGWAVVMTDYEGLGTEGPHPYLLGKSQARGILDIVRAARQLHPELSDQFAIVGHSQGGQAALFGAHHAPEWTPELTLHGVAALAPASAIGTLVTLACEGEEPSAGNAFVALFITGALAGDPSIKMEEVLAPEALKVYHHVEERGRIRLGSTDDSWGKLTGKQLLRSDKSASRDALFKQFRAMHPNLSIQAPIRISQALADTRVNALLTTHLVEQLKETNGDDKVTYRPYLLVPPAPDPELGVHFGLINRDSDAVTDWLAGLLPKVE; via the coding sequence ATGACCACTTCCCCCACAGTCAAACCGCCGAAGGCCCCCGAGGGCATGGAGGCCTATCGTCCGCCCGCGTCCATGCTGAAGGGCACGCATGGTGACGTGATCTGGTACCGCGATCTCGACAGCAACAGCCCGGCCTGCCTCGCCAACGCCCGGAGCAACGAGCTCGTGGTGTATCTCTCGGAGAGCGTTCACGGTAAGCCCATCGCCGTCTCGGGCATCATCGCCCTGCCGAAGAAAGCGGCCCCCGCTGGGGGCTATCCGGTCATCAGCTGGGCCCATGGCACCGTGGGCTGTGCCGACCACTGCGCGCCGTCCCGTGACGTCGTGGACGGGGAGGCGCACCGCTTCAACGTCTTCCCGCATCCCCTGCTCAACAAGTTCCTGGACCGGGGTTGGGCCGTGGTCATGACAGACTACGAGGGCCTCGGCACCGAGGGCCCTCATCCCTACCTGCTCGGCAAGTCCCAGGCCCGCGGCATCCTCGACATCGTGCGGGCCGCGCGCCAGCTCCACCCGGAGCTCTCCGATCAGTTCGCCATCGTCGGCCACTCGCAGGGAGGTCAGGCGGCACTGTTCGGCGCGCACCACGCGCCAGAGTGGACACCGGAGCTCACCTTGCACGGCGTGGCGGCGCTGGCTCCCGCCTCCGCGATCGGAACGCTCGTCACGCTCGCCTGCGAGGGGGAGGAACCCAGTGCGGGCAATGCCTTCGTCGCCTTGTTCATCACCGGGGCCCTCGCCGGGGATCCGAGCATCAAGATGGAGGAGGTGCTGGCCCCGGAGGCCCTCAAGGTGTACCACCATGTCGAGGAGCGGGGCCGGATAAGGCTGGGCAGCACGGATGACTCCTGGGGGAAGTTGACGGGGAAGCAGCTCCTTCGTTCGGACAAGAGCGCGAGCAGGGACGCGCTGTTCAAGCAGTTCAGGGCCATGCACCCGAACCTCTCCATCCAGGCGCCGATCCGGATTTCGCAGGCCCTGGCGGACACGCGCGTGAACGCGCTTCTCACCACCCACCTCGTGGAGCAGCTCAAGGAAACGAACGGGGACGACAAGGTCACGTACAGGCCGTACCTTCTGGTCCCGCCGGCCCCTGATCCGGAGCTCGGAGTCCACTTCGGGTTGATCAACAGAGACTCGGACGCGGTGACGGACTGGCTCGCCGGTTTGCTCCCGAAGGTGGAATAG
- a CDS encoding BP74-related protein, with translation MSERKLFSFMQRPDQEFIFELTDPAKIKEAQDILSGKETFKDHVVGKSVKSKKPYNPNWDYHLDPATISFFAVAIEVCDADMGFVLKREVPVTP, from the coding sequence ATGTCCGAGCGCAAACTCTTCTCCTTCATGCAGCGGCCGGATCAGGAGTTCATCTTCGAGTTGACCGATCCCGCGAAGATCAAGGAGGCCCAGGACATCCTCTCCGGCAAGGAGACGTTCAAGGACCACGTCGTGGGCAAGAGCGTGAAGAGCAAGAAGCCCTACAACCCCAACTGGGATTACCACCTGGATCCCGCGACCATCAGCTTCTTCGCCGTGGCCATCGAGGTGTGTGATGCCGACATGGGTTTCGTGCTGAAGCGGGAAGTGCCCGTCACCCCCTGA
- a CDS encoding ATP-binding protein — protein MSTWRKEGQVELVVEDSEPFFTTRQDGLGMGLSISRSILEEHRGRLQAELRGAGRGAVLRCTLPSTARAPQAQTHTSVNST, from the coding sequence GTGAGCACCTGGCGCAAGGAGGGCCAGGTGGAGCTGGTGGTGGAGGACTCCGAGCCCTTCTTCACCACCAGGCAGGACGGGCTGGGCATGGGCCTGTCCATCAGCCGCTCCATCCTCGAGGAGCATCGAGGCCGGCTCCAGGCCGAGCTCCGCGGCGCGGGCCGGGGCGCCGTCTTGCGTTGCACCCTTCCGTCCACTGCCCGAGCCCCACAGGCACAAACCCACACCTCTGTCAATTCAACATAA
- a CDS encoding AraC family transcriptional regulator: MAEQSGFQSPVSFRQRFKRALHVSPSEWRKTFGS, encoded by the coding sequence GTGGCCGAACAAAGCGGGTTCCAGAGCCCGGTGAGTTTCCGCCAGAGATTCAAGCGCGCGCTGCATGTCAGTCCGAGCGAGTGGCGCAAGACGTTCGGGAGTTGA
- a CDS encoding RidA family protein yields MSSSNRKTASFGVPWEKAYGYVQAVRLNNTIYVSGQLSHTPRGELVAPAALGADGKPADFSTMEAQMKRTYENAEVLLAELGATMADVVEETLFVLDVPSAFAASSKVRPLVYKQAVPQVASNLIGVSALAFPEQLIEIAFRAEVQG; encoded by the coding sequence ATGAGCAGCTCGAATCGAAAGACCGCCAGCTTCGGGGTTCCTTGGGAAAAGGCGTATGGCTACGTGCAGGCCGTACGCTTGAACAACACCATCTACGTCTCCGGCCAGCTTTCGCACACCCCGCGGGGCGAGCTCGTCGCTCCGGCAGCGCTGGGCGCGGACGGCAAGCCCGCGGACTTCTCGACCATGGAAGCGCAGATGAAGCGCACCTACGAGAATGCCGAGGTGCTGCTGGCCGAACTGGGCGCGACCATGGCGGACGTGGTGGAAGAAACGCTGTTCGTGCTCGACGTTCCATCTGCCTTCGCAGCCAGTTCGAAGGTGCGGCCGCTGGTCTACAAGCAGGCGGTGCCACAGGTTGCCAGCAATCTGATCGGCGTGTCTGCCTTGGCCTTTCCCGAGCAGCTGATCGAGATTGCATTCAGAGCGGAAGTCCAGGGCTGA
- a CDS encoding leucine-rich repeat domain-containing protein encodes MSAKQDAVRVWGRETSAREVWPRVEAVATPEWREKLASWWKGITEQGVLFHEGGVEADSLVVGPRPLVVSGSVRVKGLLSDGHAADHTLLVVLGDLEVENVATFSAIFIAGNARIRGLLFGDSLGDDVFCVGGGLTARTLVEEHHHVHVYGALDVDVLVGSKLTATGRPRKTLEPHEALLPGAFTVEDEDEDGVIDSTLDRKGLLAKLRAGKPVLADARLDPVEKAIAAVKEKAARGEKATRLGLAQKKLKAIPEELFSLTGLESLTLDTNGIAEISPRIGELQALKSLSLESLPLKTLPVELCRLPALKKLSLRYCNNLSRLPDAFGELESLEELYLDAMALEGFPEVLTRLPRLKKLWWWRFYKMTPGRVQVLVDGLGRLPKLTHAGFFQGELSALPEGLAPLARLKQFKLGLDRIPEEEVKRLEAALPPGRLHVGY; translated from the coding sequence ATGTCGGCGAAGCAGGACGCAGTGCGGGTCTGGGGACGTGAAACCTCCGCGCGCGAGGTGTGGCCGCGCGTGGAGGCGGTGGCGACGCCCGAGTGGCGGGAGAAGCTGGCCTCGTGGTGGAAGGGCATCACCGAGCAGGGCGTCCTCTTCCACGAGGGAGGTGTAGAGGCCGACTCGCTCGTCGTCGGTCCCCGGCCGCTCGTCGTCTCCGGCAGCGTCCGGGTGAAGGGGTTGCTCTCGGACGGCCATGCGGCCGACCACACCCTCCTGGTGGTGCTGGGAGACCTGGAGGTGGAGAACGTCGCCACGTTCTCCGCCATCTTCATCGCGGGCAACGCCCGGATTCGGGGACTCCTCTTCGGCGACTCGCTTGGGGACGACGTCTTCTGTGTCGGCGGCGGGCTGACGGCACGCACCCTCGTCGAGGAGCACCACCACGTCCACGTCTATGGTGCGCTCGACGTGGACGTGCTCGTGGGCAGCAAGCTCACCGCGACGGGACGGCCTCGAAAGACGCTGGAGCCGCACGAGGCGCTCCTACCGGGCGCCTTCACCGTGGAAGACGAGGACGAGGACGGCGTCATCGACTCGACGCTGGACCGGAAGGGGTTGCTCGCGAAGCTGCGCGCGGGGAAGCCCGTGCTGGCGGACGCCCGGCTCGACCCCGTGGAGAAGGCCATCGCCGCCGTGAAGGAGAAGGCGGCGCGGGGCGAGAAGGCCACGCGGCTCGGGCTCGCGCAGAAGAAGCTGAAGGCCATCCCCGAGGAGCTCTTCTCCCTCACCGGGCTGGAGAGCCTCACGCTGGACACGAACGGCATCGCGGAAATCTCCCCGCGCATCGGCGAGCTTCAAGCGCTGAAGAGCCTCAGCCTGGAGAGCCTGCCGCTGAAGACGCTGCCCGTGGAGCTCTGCCGGCTCCCCGCGCTCAAGAAGCTGAGCCTGCGGTACTGCAACAACCTCTCCCGGCTCCCGGACGCGTTCGGAGAGCTGGAGTCGCTGGAGGAGCTGTACCTCGACGCCATGGCGCTGGAGGGTTTCCCCGAGGTGCTGACCCGACTGCCTCGGCTGAAGAAGCTCTGGTGGTGGCGCTTCTACAAGATGACGCCGGGGCGGGTTCAGGTGCTGGTGGACGGGCTCGGGCGGCTGCCGAAGCTGACGCATGCCGGGTTCTTCCAGGGAGAACTGTCCGCGCTGCCGGAGGGCCTCGCGCCGCTCGCCCGGCTGAAGCAGTTCAAGCTGGGGCTGGACCGCATCCCCGAGGAGGAGGTGAAGCGATTGGAGGCGGCGCTGCCTCCCGGCCGCCTGCACGTGGGGTACTGA
- a CDS encoding FG-GAP repeat domain-containing protein, with product MSKFMRNSSTLNGSIFFAALLSFTMGAGEAQAAGTFMGAWDLTGDGVAESVYNNLSSIEVRQSNGATRSYAITNAAWTLLTVADMDGTAGLELALNVGSSIKLITHRTGWVRDYFISSGSWVPLGYHDLNGDGATDIAVNTGPAVRIIKLKTDTVSDYAISNVSWAPIGFADTDGDGGIDIIVNNVRAVKIISDRTASSRDYAISSVNWAPLGIIDTDGKPGAEVVINNLSSVKIINDRTAYSRDYAISSGSWAPLGIIDTDGKPGAEVVINNLSSVKIIRNRDDSTKDYTVGSPSWSVQMIADLDGKAGNEIMLNLGTSTKTIYDASEQYY from the coding sequence GTGTCCAAGTTCATGAGAAATTCATCTACCCTGAATGGGAGTATCTTCTTCGCGGCCCTCTTGAGTTTCACCATGGGGGCTGGTGAGGCCCAGGCGGCCGGAACGTTCATGGGGGCGTGGGACCTGACGGGGGATGGTGTCGCGGAGTCAGTGTACAACAACCTGAGCTCGATCGAGGTCAGACAATCGAATGGCGCCACGCGCAGCTACGCTATCACGAACGCCGCTTGGACGCTGTTGACCGTGGCGGACATGGATGGAACGGCGGGCTTGGAGTTGGCGCTCAACGTCGGTTCCAGCATCAAGCTCATCACCCATCGCACGGGCTGGGTCCGTGACTACTTCATCTCCTCGGGGTCATGGGTACCGCTCGGATACCATGATCTGAACGGTGATGGTGCGACGGATATCGCAGTCAACACCGGGCCCGCCGTGAGGATCATCAAGCTCAAGACGGACACGGTTAGTGACTATGCCATCTCGAATGTCTCGTGGGCGCCCATCGGTTTCGCGGACACGGATGGGGATGGCGGCATCGATATCATTGTCAACAACGTGCGTGCCGTCAAGATCATCAGCGATCGGACCGCCTCCTCTCGCGATTACGCCATCTCGAGCGTCAATTGGGCACCCCTTGGCATCATCGATACGGACGGGAAGCCTGGTGCCGAGGTGGTCATCAACAACCTCTCGTCGGTCAAGATCATCAACGATCGGACCGCCTACTCTCGCGACTACGCCATCTCGAGCGGCAGTTGGGCACCCCTTGGCATCATCGATACGGACGGGAAGCCTGGTGCCGAGGTGGTCATCAACAACCTCTCGTCGGTCAAGATCATCCGAAACCGGGACGACAGCACGAAGGATTATACTGTCGGGAGCCCCTCCTGGAGTGTGCAGATGATCGCCGACCTCGACGGCAAGGCTGGAAACGAGATCATGTTGAACCTCGGTACTTCCACCAAGACCATCTACGACGCCTCCGAGCAATACTACTGA
- a CDS encoding dienelactone hydrolase family protein, whose translation MDDYSNRAGDEGVSRREFAATSAGGVAVVEHDVELKTPAGTADAAFYHPSGNGPWPGVLLWPDAFGLRSAMRDMGQRLAAEGYAVLVPNPFYRTRKAPVFSRPMDFAVPTDREEIMKVVGTLNQDTAFTDGGAFLAWLDQQPQVNKRAKIGVQGYCMGGPLTIRTASLSERVGAGASFHGGGLVTQAPDSPHLLAPKIKAEMLIAVAANDDERDPRAKVTLKEAFDAAKVKNKIEVYNGAQHGWCVKDMASGIYNEAAAEKAWAELLALYERALV comes from the coding sequence ATGGACGACTATTCCAACCGGGCCGGCGACGAGGGCGTGTCGCGGCGCGAGTTCGCGGCAACCTCCGCGGGCGGCGTGGCCGTGGTCGAGCACGACGTCGAGCTCAAGACCCCTGCCGGCACGGCCGACGCCGCCTTCTACCACCCGTCGGGCAACGGTCCGTGGCCGGGCGTGCTGCTGTGGCCGGACGCCTTCGGCCTGCGCTCCGCCATGCGCGACATGGGCCAGCGGCTGGCGGCCGAGGGCTACGCCGTTCTTGTGCCCAACCCCTTCTACCGCACCCGCAAGGCGCCGGTGTTCTCGCGGCCGATGGACTTCGCCGTCCCCACCGACCGCGAGGAGATCATGAAGGTCGTGGGCACGCTGAACCAGGACACCGCCTTCACCGACGGCGGCGCCTTCCTGGCCTGGCTGGACCAGCAGCCGCAGGTGAACAAGCGCGCCAAGATCGGGGTGCAGGGCTACTGCATGGGCGGGCCGCTGACCATCCGCACCGCCTCGCTGTCGGAGCGGGTGGGCGCGGGCGCCTCGTTCCACGGCGGCGGCCTGGTCACCCAGGCGCCGGACAGCCCCCACCTGTTGGCCCCGAAGATCAAGGCCGAGATGCTGATCGCCGTCGCCGCCAACGACGACGAGCGCGACCCGCGGGCCAAGGTCACGCTCAAGGAGGCGTTCGACGCCGCCAAAGTGAAAAACAAGATCGAGGTCTACAACGGCGCCCAGCACGGCTGGTGCGTGAAGGACATGGCCAGCGGCATCTACAACGAGGCCGCGGCCGAGAAGGCCTGGGCCGAGTTGCTGGCGCTCTACGAGCGCGCCCTGGTCTGA